CGTAGAGATTGCTTCTAAAGAAGGAGCATCAGGGTTTCTTGCGGGGAGAGCAGTGTGGAAAGATTTCACAAAATATTTTCCAAATGAATCAGATATGGCTGCTTGGCTTAAGACTTCCGGTGTCGCTAATTATTATAAACTGTATGAGGCGAGCAAGAAAGCGGTTCCTTTTTACGAGCACCAGCAGTTTGTGAGTTTTGCAGGCATTTCAATAAAAGACGCAGGAGAAGATTGGTATAAAACATTTTAAAGCCCCGTTATTTTTTAATAGATAGTGTATAAAAATAAAAAACGAAAATTTTTTTGTTTGGTTAAAAAAAATGCAAATTGATAAGGCAAAGGAATGTGCAAGGTTTCTGAAAGAGGCTCATTTTATCGTTGTTCTTACGGGAGCAGGGATTTCAACTAATGCCGGCATCCCTGACTTCAGAGGACCTCAAGGAATCTATACAACGGGGAAATACGATGCGGATAAAATTTTTGATTTCTACTATTTTTTACGGGATCCCAGGCCGTTTTATAATTTTGCGAGAGATTTTTTGGCTAAAACACAGGATATGAAACCAACTTTTACACATAGTTTTATCGCTGCTTTAGAGAAAGAAGATAAGATTAAAGGGGTAATTACTCAAAACATTGATGCATTGCACCAACTTGCGGGAAGTAAAAACATCATTGAACTTCATGGCGGCATCTACAAGAGTCATTGTATCGAATGCGGAAAAGAATATTCTCTCAGCGAGATGAGGAAAAAAGTAATGGAAGAAGAAGTGCCCTTATGTGATGAATGTAAAGGTATAATAAAACCTGATATTGTATTTTTTGGCGAAGAGGTACTTCATTTTAGAGATGCAGAAGAGCTTACTTATCAATCCGATTTGTTTTTTGTAATAGGTTCAGCGCTTGCAGTTTATCCTGCTGCGATGCTACCTAATTTTGCACGGGGGAAACTTGTTGTTGTGTCAAAAGGCGAGGTTAATATTGGCCCTATTTCGGTTGAT
This region of Caldisericota bacterium genomic DNA includes:
- a CDS encoding Sir2 family NAD-dependent protein deacetylase; translated protein: MQIDKAKECARFLKEAHFIVVLTGAGISTNAGIPDFRGPQGIYTTGKYDADKIFDFYYFLRDPRPFYNFARDFLAKTQDMKPTFTHSFIAALEKEDKIKGVITQNIDALHQLAGSKNIIELHGGIYKSHCIECGKEYSLSEMRKKVMEEEVPLCDECKGIIKPDIVFFGEEVLHFRDAEELTYQSDLFFVIGSALAVYPAAMLPNFARGKLVVVSKGEVNIGPISVDLMIDQDIDNFFRDVSKHYGGGKNEK